The Brassica napus cultivar Da-Ae chromosome C7, Da-Ae, whole genome shotgun sequence genome has a segment encoding these proteins:
- the LOC106410067 gene encoding S-type anion channel SLAH2: MNNPRSASPSVSLATSDLLDKQRQSSHGEFTRLEKRMGGRRMTFHSKSMPRGSMFLDKEASRNSHDKRFDLFRTMSGKLERQISNLRGKPIERSLHEEEITESLTADRFFDALHLQGPELETLKEKEEIVLPDDKTWPFLLRFPITSYGMCLGVSSHAIMWKTLATTDAEKFLHVTQVVNHVLWWISLVLLIAVSITYLFKTIFFFEAVRREFMHPIRVNFFFAPLISVLFLALGIPHSITSSLPSILWYFLMAPVLFLEMKIYGQWMSGGQRRLSKVANPTNHLSIVGNFVGALLGASMGLKEGPMFFFSIGLAYYMVLFVTLYQRLPTNETLPKELHPVFFLFVAAPAVASMAWTKISASFDLGSRLAYFASLFLCFSLVVRINFFRGFKFSLAWWAYTFPMTAVATATIKYSGEVTGVATQILSVLLSGAATLTVIGVLVMTVVHAFVKCDLFPNDVAIAISAEQPKQKKWFKQLKVLDPEDNQIDVEAPPLLNA, encoded by the exons ATGAATAACCCGAGATCGGCTAGTCCTTCTGTTTCTCTGGCAACCTCAGATCTATTAGACAAGCAACGTCAATCGAGTCATGGAGAGTTCACGCGACTAGAGAAACGAATGGGAGGGAGGAGGATGACGTTTCACTCCAAGTCTATGCCTAGAGGTTCCATGTTTCTTGACAAAGAAGCTTCTAGAAACTCCCACGACAAGAGGTTTGACCTATTCAGGACCATGTCAGGGAAGCTCGAACGTCAGATCTCAAATTTACGTGGAAAACCCATTGAAAGATCGTTGCATGAGGAAGAGATCACTGAATCTCTAACCGCTGATAGATTCTTCGACGCTCTTCATCTTCAAGGCCCTGAACTTGAAACTCTCAag GAGAAGGAGGAGATAGTTCTCCCTGATGACAAAACGTGGCCGTTTCTTCTTCGGTTCCCAATCACATCGTACGGGATGTGTCTTGGAGTAAGCAGTCACGCCATCATGTGGAAGACCTTAGCAACCACAGACGCCGAAAAGTTCTTGCACGTGACGCAAGTAGTCAACCACGTGCTCTGGTGGATCTCTCTCGTCCTCCTCATCGCCGTCTCCATCACTTACCTCTTCAAAACCATTTTCTTCTTTGAGGCGGTGCGCCGCGAGTTCATGCATCCAATCAGAGTCAACTTCTTCTTCGCACCTCTCATATCAGTCCTCTTCCTGGCACTTGGGATCCCACATTCCATCACCTCGAGCCTTCCCTCTATACTTTGGTACTTCCTTATGGCTCCGGTCTTGTTTCTTGAGATGAAGATTTACGGACAGTGGATGTCTGGTGGACAGCGACGCCTCTCCAAAGTTGCTAACCCTACAAATCACCTTTCTATTGTTGGTAACTTCGTTGGAGCACTTCTTGGAGCGTCAATGGGGTTGAAAGAAGGACCGATGTTCTTCTTCTCCATAGGGTTGGCTTATTATATGGTCTTGTTTGTGACTCTGTATCAGAGACTTCCCACAAACGAAACCTTACCTAAAGAGCTTCATCCTGTTTTCTTCCTCTTTGTGGCTGCACCGGCCGTTGCTTCCATGGCTTGGACCAAGATCTCTGCCTCTTTTGATCTCGGTTCGCGTCTAGCTTACTTCGCCTCCTTGTTCTTATGCTTCTCTCTG GTTGTTCGGATTAACTTTTTCCGCGGATTCAA ATTTTCGCTAGCTTGGTGGGCTTACACGTTTCCGATGACGGCCGTGGCCACCGCGACGATAAAATACTCAGGGGAAGTCACCGGAGTAGCAACTCAGATACTGTCGGTTTTATTGTCGGGAGCAGCAACGCTGACGGTGATAGGTGTCCTGGTAATGACGGTGGTGCACGCTTTTGTCAAATGTGATCTCTTCCCCAACGATGTAGCCATTGCAATAAGTGCAGAGCAACCGAAGCAGAAGAAATGGTTCAAACAGCTCAAGGTTTTGGACCCGGAAGATAATCAAATAGATGTAGAAGCCCCTCCTTTATTAAATGCGTAG